The nucleotide sequence GATGGCCCCATCGTGCACCCACCTACCTGTAGACCGGTAGGTGACGTTATTATTCTGTTACTTTTCCGGGAGGTACGGTCCTCCCGTAGGCGGCGGACAGGCGGACGAGCGGTGAGGGGGCCACGGCGATGGTGCGGGCCAGGAGCGAGGAACGGCGGGCGGACATCCTCCGCGCCGCCCTGGAGGTGATCGCCGAGCGCGGCTACCGGGGCGCCACCCTCGGCTCCGTCGCCGAGCGCGTCGGCCTCACCCAGCAGGGACTGCTGCACTACTTCCCGACGAAGGAGGCGCTCCTCGTCGCGGTCCTGGAGGAGCGCGACCGCTGGGACACGAGCGGCGGCCGCGACCGCGCGGGGTGGCGGCTCGACCTGCTGGAATCCCTCGTCGAGTACAACGCGATGCGGCCCGGCATCGTGCAGACCTTCTCCGCGCTGCTCGGCGAGAGCGTCACGGACGAGCACCCGGCGCGCGCCTTCTTCACCGAGCGGTACGCCCAGGTCCGTTCGAGCATGGCGCAGGTGCTGCGCCTTGAGTACGGGGAGCGGCTGCCGAGCGGCCTCACCCCGGAGCGGGCGGCCCCGCTCCTGACGGCGGTGATGGACGGCCTCCAGTACCAGTGGCTCCTGGATCCCGCGGCCGTCGACATGCCGGCCGCCTTCCGCGACTTCCTGCACCTGCTGCACGGCGACGGTCCGCGGCCGGGGATGATGGGCTCATGATCGTCGCAGCCGCACAGTTCGCCCCGGTCGCCGGGGACATCGCCGCCAACGGGGAGACCGTCGCCGGCCTGGTTAGGGCCGCCGGGGCGGCGGGCGCCCGGGTGGTCGTGTTCGCCGAGCTCTGCCTCAGCGGGTACGAGCCGTCCCTGATCCGGGACACCCCCGCGCTGGTGCTCACCGAGGACGACCCCCGGCTCGAACCGGTGCGGGAGGCCTGCCGCGCGGTCTCGGCGGCGGCCGTCGTCAACGGGCCGGTGCGGACGGCGGACGGCCGGGCCGCCGTCACCTCGCTGGTCGTCGGCCCGGACGGCGGGCTCCTCGCCCGCTACGACAAGCAGCACCTGTACGGGATCGAGCGGGAGGTCTTCGCGCCGGGCGGCGCCGACGGGCGGTTCACGCTCGACGGGGTCCGGTTCGCCCTGGCCACCTGTTACGACAACCGCTTCCCCGAGCTGGCCGAGCGGGCCGCCGCCGACGACTGCGCGGTGTACCTGGCGAGTTCGGTGCTGTCGGCGGACAACGACTCGTTCGAGAAGGTGTATCCGGTACGGGCCCGGGACCACGGCCTGACGGTGGTGCTCGGCAACGCGCTCGGGGCGAACGAGGACGGCGTGGCCGTCGGCGGCGCCGGGGCCTGGGGCCCGGACGGCCGCCGGATCGCGGACGCGGGCGGCACGGAACCGGGGTTCGTGCTCGCCGAGGTGGGCTGAGCACGGGCGGGCGGACGCGGGTCGACGGGCGGGCGCCGACGTGGGCGGGCGCCGTCACGGAACCCCCGGTCCGTGACGGCGCCCCTTCCCGCCCCCGTTACGGGGCGCTCAGGCCCAGCGTGTACGCGCCGGAGCCGCTGTACGCGTGGACGATGTACCGGTAGTAGCCCGCGGTGCCGTAGTAGCTGGTGTCCTCGTCGGCCGACGCCGTGCCGCCGACGGCCACGTCCACCCAACCCGACCCGTTCCACTTCTGCAGGTAGAGGTCGTAGTCCTTGCCGGCCGGGCCGCGCAGGCAGCCCACGTGGGTGCCCGAGGTCGCCGAGTAGTAGTACGAGCCGTCCGGCTGGACCGCGGTCTGGCCGGAGGTCAGGCTGCCCTGGTAGGTGTGCTCGGAGTTGGCGCAGCCGGTGGGCGGGGTCGTGGTGCCCACCGACAGCTGGTACGTGACGGTGTGGGTGACGGAGCCCGTGCCGGTGACGGTGATCGGGTAGGTTCCGTTGGCCGTGCCCGCCGCGACCTGCACGGTCATCGTGGACGAGGAGCCGGAGGTCACCGAGCTCGGGCTGAAGGAGACGGTGACCCCGCTCGGGGCGCCGCTCGCGGAGAGCTGGACGGTCTGCGCGCTGCCGCCGGTGGTGCTGGTGTTCACCGTGGAGGTGACGGAGGCACCCGCCTGGACCGAGCCCGAGGACGGGTTCAGGGCGAGCGAGAAGTCCGGGGTGGTGGTGCCGCCGCAGTCGGTCTCACCGGACTGGGCGGGGACGCCGATCGCGTTCCAGGCCGCCTTCACGGCGTTGCACTCGACGCTGCCGTAGGTGTTCTTGGCGCTGGTCAGCGTCGCCCGGCGGGCGGCGAGGTGGTTCCAGGAGGAGGTCTTCATGAGCAGGGCGCCCATGAAGATCTTGCCGGCCTTCTGGATGCCGATGCCGGTGACGGAGGACGGACCGCCGGAACATATGGGGCTGTTGGGCTTGCCGCCGCCCGGGTTGGAGCCCTCGGCGAGCAGGTAGAACCAGTGGTTCTGCGGTCCGGCCGCCGCGTGCACCTCGGTGCCCGAGTTCAGCTGGGGGTAGCAGTTGGGGTCGCCGCCGACGAGCGAGGGGTTGTACATGTTGCGGATCGGCTTGCCGTCGCCGAAGAAGTTGACCTCCTCGCCGACGGTGTAGTCCGGGGTGTCGTTCGGGTTGTTGGCGTAGTGCTCGGTGAGCGCGCCGAAGATGTCGCCGGTGGACTCGTTGAGCCCGCCGTTCTCGTTGGAGGAGCCGGCGCTGCCGGGCGTCCGGTCGAAGATCTCGTGGCCGTACTCGTGGGCCACGACGTCGATGGCGGTGAGCTGGTTCGAGCCGGTCTGGGCCCGCCCGTAGGTCGTCTTCGTGCCGTCGTAGTACGCGTTGACCTCACCGAGTCCGGCGCGGGCCGGCACCATGCCGCCCTGACCGTTCTGGCCGTTGTAGCCGAACCACTCCTTGAGCATGGAGTGTTCCTTCTGCGCCGCGTACATGATGTCGACGCAGGCGGTCACCAGGTCGTTGGCGCCGTTGTTGCCCCACGGCGAGGAGCCGGTGTAGGCGCTGCCGTTCTGTCCGCCGCACTTGAAGGAGCCGCGGCTGGTATCGGTCATGGAGCTCGCGGCGGTGTCGATGGTGACGTTGCCGTTGTGGTATCCGCGGCCTTCGGCGTGCAGGATCTTGTCGGTGGCCCGGGCGACGGAGCCGGTGTGCGCGTCGACGTAGGTGTCGAGGGAGCTCGGGGCGTTCTGCGCGGTCCGGCCGATCACCAGGGTGCGCCAGGTGAGGACGGCCTTGCCGCCCTTGAGGAGCACGGTCAGTTCGGGGGCGCTCGCGCTCTCGACCGAGGCGAGCTGCTTCCGGGCGGTGGCGAGGGCGGCGGCCGCGGTCACCTTCGCCCGGGTGGAGACCTTGATGACGGGCGCGGCGGCACCGGTGACCTCGCGGACCTTGCCCGCGCTGTCGGAGACGACGACCGCGTCGCCGCCGACGACGGGGAGGCCCCGGTAGGAGCGCTCGTACGAGGCGAAGTACAGGCCGTTGGCCCAGGGGGTGACGGACGTCCGGACGAGCTCCTCGTCGGCGCCGTGCCGCAGTTCGTCGAGGCCGCTCGCGGCGGCGCCGTCGGCGGCGGCGAGCGCGAGGGACCTGCCCTGGCCCGGGGGTACGGGCTGCGCCTGCGGGGCCGCGGCGGCGGTGCCGGCGAGGGCGGTCGCGAGGCTCGCCGAGAGCGCCAGGGCGGCCACGGCCGCCGTGAGTCTGCTGGGGTGCACGTCTGCTCCGATCGGGGTGGGGATCGCGGTGCGGATCGCGGTGGGGGAGACGGATCGTCGCGCCGAGTATGAGCGTGGACATGGCGAGTTCGGGACATCTCATCCGACATAAGACGCGGGTTATGGTGCGGCCGCCCGGTGCTGCGTACGCTGCCGAAATGCAGCTGGAGTTGAGGCATCTCGAGGCCGTCTGCCGGATAGCGGAAGCGGGCAGTCTGGGGCGCGCGGCCGTGCGGCTCGGGGTCTCTCAGCCGGCGCTCTCCGCCCAGCTCCGCCGCATCGAACGGGTCGCGGGCGGTGAGCTGTTCACCCGGGGACGGCACGGCGTGGAGCCCACGCCGCTGGGCGAGTTCGTGCTCTCCAAGGCGCGTCTCGTGCTCGGCGAGATGGACGCGCTGGCCGCCGGGGCGCGGGCCGTCGCCCCGCACACCCCGCTGCGCCTCGGCTGCATCCTGCTCGTCCTGGTCGACGGGCTGCTCGGGCAGCTGGAGCGGGTGATGGCGGGCAGGGACATCGCGGTCACGGTGGAGCACTCGGCCACC is from Streptomyces venezuelae ATCC 10712 and encodes:
- a CDS encoding M4 family metallopeptidase, with the translated sequence MHPSRLTAAVAALALSASLATALAGTAAAAPQAQPVPPGQGRSLALAAADGAAASGLDELRHGADEELVRTSVTPWANGLYFASYERSYRGLPVVGGDAVVVSDSAGKVREVTGAAAPVIKVSTRAKVTAAAALATARKQLASVESASAPELTVLLKGGKAVLTWRTLVIGRTAQNAPSSLDTYVDAHTGSVARATDKILHAEGRGYHNGNVTIDTAASSMTDTSRGSFKCGGQNGSAYTGSSPWGNNGANDLVTACVDIMYAAQKEHSMLKEWFGYNGQNGQGGMVPARAGLGEVNAYYDGTKTTYGRAQTGSNQLTAIDVVAHEYGHEIFDRTPGSAGSSNENGGLNESTGDIFGALTEHYANNPNDTPDYTVGEEVNFFGDGKPIRNMYNPSLVGGDPNCYPQLNSGTEVHAAAGPQNHWFYLLAEGSNPGGGKPNSPICSGGPSSVTGIGIQKAGKIFMGALLMKTSSWNHLAARRATLTSAKNTYGSVECNAVKAAWNAIGVPAQSGETDCGGTTTPDFSLALNPSSGSVQAGASVTSTVNTSTTGGSAQTVQLSASGAPSGVTVSFSPSSVTSGSSSTMTVQVAAGTANGTYPITVTGTGSVTHTVTYQLSVGTTTPPTGCANSEHTYQGSLTSGQTAVQPDGSYYYSATSGTHVGCLRGPAGKDYDLYLQKWNGSGWVDVAVGGTASADEDTSYYGTAGYYRYIVHAYSGSGAYTLGLSAP
- a CDS encoding carbon-nitrogen hydrolase family protein translates to MIVAAAQFAPVAGDIAANGETVAGLVRAAGAAGARVVVFAELCLSGYEPSLIRDTPALVLTEDDPRLEPVREACRAVSAAAVVNGPVRTADGRAAVTSLVVGPDGGLLARYDKQHLYGIEREVFAPGGADGRFTLDGVRFALATCYDNRFPELAERAAADDCAVYLASSVLSADNDSFEKVYPVRARDHGLTVVLGNALGANEDGVAVGGAGAWGPDGRRIADAGGTEPGFVLAEVG
- a CDS encoding TetR/AcrR family transcriptional regulator — translated: MVRARSEERRADILRAALEVIAERGYRGATLGSVAERVGLTQQGLLHYFPTKEALLVAVLEERDRWDTSGGRDRAGWRLDLLESLVEYNAMRPGIVQTFSALLGESVTDEHPARAFFTERYAQVRSSMAQVLRLEYGERLPSGLTPERAAPLLTAVMDGLQYQWLLDPAAVDMPAAFRDFLHLLHGDGPRPGMMGS